Proteins encoded together in one Chryseobacterium taklimakanense window:
- a CDS encoding helix-turn-helix domain-containing protein: MVDINRDKMIGYFDLLGMPNEIKSDISWFNKYYKIVFINKGGRINVDFIDYDFEESTLLFFSIGQYFKVCDNSKGSLVYFSPDFYCIAFHDKELACDGLLFDNVFELPYIDLTLSQEKYFQKLLISIQKEIKMKDFWAEEMIKTYIKQIVISATRTLGKKNDDTHQAISYDKDLTRRFSQLIELHYRTAHNVSDYALMLNITPKSLNRKIVTERQIAPNVIIKNRIILQAKRMLANTQFSIKEIAAYLGYEDYSYFVRFFKLQTGVSPLSFRNATQISANGKNVL, from the coding sequence ATGGTCGATATTAATAGAGATAAAATGATTGGATATTTTGATCTTCTTGGAATGCCCAATGAAATCAAGAGTGACATAAGCTGGTTTAACAAGTACTATAAAATTGTATTTATAAATAAGGGTGGGCGTATTAATGTCGATTTTATAGATTATGATTTTGAGGAAAGCACTTTGCTTTTTTTCAGTATTGGGCAATATTTCAAAGTCTGCGATAATTCTAAAGGAAGTCTTGTGTACTTTAGCCCAGATTTTTATTGCATTGCTTTCCATGATAAGGAACTTGCGTGCGATGGACTTCTCTTTGACAATGTTTTCGAACTTCCTTATATAGATCTTACTTTAAGTCAGGAAAAATATTTTCAAAAACTTCTGATTTCTATTCAGAAGGAAATCAAAATGAAAGATTTTTGGGCTGAAGAGATGATTAAAACATATATAAAGCAAATCGTGATTTCAGCGACACGCACACTTGGAAAAAAAAATGACGATACTCATCAAGCAATATCTTACGATAAGGATCTGACAAGGAGGTTTAGCCAATTGATAGAATTACATTACCGTACGGCGCATAATGTATCAGACTATGCTTTGATGCTTAATATTACTCCGAAAAGCCTTAACCGGAAAATAGTAACTGAAAGACAAATCGCACCGAATGTAATTATAAAAAATAGGATTATTCTACAAGCCAAAAGAATGTTAGCTAATACACAATTCAGTATCAAAGAGATTGCTGCGTATCTCGGTTATGAAGATTACTCGTATTTTGTTCGGTTTTTCAAATTGCAAACTGGGGTTTCTCCGCTTTCTTTCAGAAATGCAACTCAAATCTCTGCAAATGGGAAAAATGTGCTATAA
- a CDS encoding OsmC family peroxiredoxin: MKAKITAKWQGNFKSGSGSFDAVHSTIGKSVFKHNKKEEENTATNPEELMAAAHAACYTMTLNYILTSNGIEVETLQTSCTITATSFDITNSDLDVIAVIPNISEVDFKKYAEQAKEMCPVGKAYNLEISLNAELKQ, translated from the coding sequence ATGAAAGCAAAAATCACAGCTAAATGGCAGGGTAATTTTAAAAGCGGAAGTGGAAGTTTTGATGCTGTACATTCCACAATTGGTAAAAGTGTCTTTAAACACAATAAAAAGGAAGAAGAAAATACGGCTACAAATCCTGAAGAGCTTATGGCAGCAGCACATGCAGCTTGCTACACTATGACACTAAATTACATTCTCACAAGTAATGGTATAGAAGTTGAAACTTTACAAACTTCTTGCACAATAACGGCTACAAGTTTTGACATTACCAATTCTGATTTAGATGTAATTGCAGTAATCCCTAATATAAGCGAAGTAGATTTCAAAAAATATGCTGAACAGGCTAAAGAAATGTGTCCGGTTGGAAAAGCATATAATTTAGAAATTTCTTTAAATGCTGAACTAAAACAATAA
- the lpdA gene encoding dihydrolipoyl dehydrogenase has translation MNYDVIFLGSGPGGYVAAIRAAQLGLKTAIVERESLGGICLNWGCIPAKALMKSAEVFEYLMHAQNYGAKVSGVEADFEAIIKRSRGVADKMSKGVQFLMKKNKIDVIKGVGRLNASKALEVTDADGKTTTYQSKNIVLATGARSRELPSLPIDGKKIIGYREAMVLPEQPKSIIIVGSGAIGVEFAYFFNSIGTKVTIVEYLPRIVPVEDEDISKELEKSFKKKGIEVLTGTSVESADISGNGVKAMIKKADGSGDQVLEADILLSAVGIVANIENIGLEALGIKTEKGKILVNSYYETNVSGIYAIGDAVPGPALAHVAMKEAVICSEVIAYKAGKFDRQPNPLDYGNIPSCTYCSPEIASAGMTEKQAKEAGYEIKVGKFPFSASGKASAAGATDGFIKVIFDNQYGEWLGTHMIGYNVTELIAQTTTARKLETTYHEQLDTIFPHPTMSEAVKDAIEAALGEAIHL, from the coding sequence ATGAATTATGATGTAATTTTTTTAGGCAGCGGTCCCGGAGGGTATGTTGCTGCCATTAGAGCCGCACAACTGGGGTTGAAAACAGCCATCGTAGAACGGGAAAGCCTGGGCGGTATTTGCCTTAATTGGGGCTGCATTCCCGCCAAAGCACTGATGAAATCGGCAGAAGTTTTTGAATACCTGATGCACGCACAAAACTACGGCGCAAAAGTTTCAGGTGTAGAAGCCGACTTTGAGGCAATTATAAAGCGAAGCCGTGGTGTGGCAGATAAAATGAGCAAAGGCGTTCAATTCCTCATGAAAAAAAATAAGATTGACGTAATTAAAGGCGTTGGTAGACTGAATGCCAGTAAAGCACTGGAGGTTACGGATGCGGATGGCAAAACCACTACCTACCAATCAAAGAACATCGTACTGGCAACAGGTGCTCGGAGCCGTGAACTGCCGAGCCTGCCCATTGACGGAAAGAAGATTATCGGCTACCGGGAAGCAATGGTATTGCCGGAGCAGCCCAAATCCATTATCATTGTGGGGAGCGGCGCAATCGGCGTTGAGTTTGCTTACTTTTTCAACAGCATTGGAACAAAGGTAACTATCGTTGAGTATCTTCCCCGTATAGTTCCGGTTGAAGATGAAGACATATCTAAAGAACTCGAAAAATCATTTAAGAAAAAAGGGATTGAAGTATTGACGGGTACTTCGGTTGAAAGCGCAGATATTAGTGGTAATGGTGTAAAAGCGATGATAAAAAAAGCCGATGGTAGCGGCGACCAGGTGTTGGAAGCTGACATTTTGTTGAGTGCAGTCGGCATAGTAGCGAACATTGAAAACATCGGGCTTGAAGCGTTGGGCATTAAAACAGAAAAAGGAAAAATCCTTGTTAACTCGTATTACGAAACCAATGTATCGGGTATTTATGCAATTGGAGATGCAGTTCCTGGTCCCGCATTGGCTCACGTTGCAATGAAAGAAGCTGTAATTTGTAGTGAAGTAATTGCCTATAAAGCCGGAAAATTCGACCGTCAACCCAATCCGTTGGATTATGGTAATATACCAAGTTGTACCTATTGCTCACCCGAAATCGCTTCAGCAGGTATGACCGAAAAACAGGCTAAAGAGGCGGGTTATGAAATTAAAGTGGGCAAGTTTCCTTTTTCCGCAAGTGGAAAAGCAAGTGCCGCCGGAGCGACAGACGGCTTTATAAAAGTGATTTTTGATAACCAGTACGGCGAATGGTTAGGTACGCATATGATTGGCTACAATGTTACCGAACTCATAGCCCAGACAACTACAGCCCGAAAACTGGAAACCACCTACCATGAACAGCTTGACACTATATTTCCACACCCGACAATGAGCGAGGCTGTAAAAGATGCTATTGAAGCGGCATTAGGTGAAGCGATACATCTATGA
- a CDS encoding Nramp family divalent metal transporter codes for MAKNQSQASLSEVHSSVDTTVPGKSRWRRVLAFFGPAYLVSVGYMDPGNWATGLAGGSQFGYSLLWVLVMSSIMGLLLQSLSARLGIVRNRDLAQANRETYPKKINFVLYILAEIAIVATDLAEILGMAIGLQLLTGMPLIWGVAITALDTFLLMTLQKWGMRKLEAFIIGLIFVIGMSFLVQILVADPNTGEIASGLIPHIQNDTALYIAIGIIGATVMPHNLYLHSALVQTRKFNRDDASIKKAIKLNFWDSAIALNMALLVNAAILILAATVFYKTGRSDVAELKQAYELLPQHLGSDFTAKLFAVALIAAGQSSTITGTLAGQIVMEGYLRFRMNPLLRRLITRLLAIVPAALVILINGEGKVDSLLIFSQVVLSMQLGFAVIPLIHFVSDKKTMGKFAIKPLIKISAWFITILLVYLNSKLLVEEAINFFDTSGNIIWKGLIILGGIGFVILMAYTTLYPLFSRKAFCEITPHDKPEPLQLQPFVPYRNIALTVDFKTLDHKVINHAITQGGKDSRYTLIHIVESVASASHFHDSTDEETLKDREFLDEYAKQLQDNGYFAEAKLGFGKTADAIAEIVNQSDAELVVMGAHGHKGLKDLLYGATINQVRHLVKIPVLIVKNEGEQKH; via the coding sequence ATGGCTAAAAATCAATCACAGGCTTCGTTAAGTGAAGTACACAGTTCCGTAGATACTACAGTTCCGGGCAAATCACGTTGGCGGAGGGTACTGGCGTTTTTCGGACCCGCTTATCTTGTTAGTGTCGGATATATGGACCCCGGCAACTGGGCAACGGGTTTAGCAGGTGGTAGCCAGTTCGGATATTCCCTACTATGGGTTTTGGTAATGAGCAGCATTATGGGTTTATTACTCCAGAGCTTATCCGCGAGGCTGGGCATTGTCCGAAATCGAGATTTGGCACAGGCAAACAGGGAAACTTACCCAAAGAAAATTAATTTTGTACTTTACATTCTTGCAGAGATTGCCATTGTAGCAACAGATCTTGCAGAAATTTTGGGAATGGCAATCGGTTTGCAACTACTCACCGGAATGCCTTTGATATGGGGCGTTGCCATCACAGCATTAGATACATTTCTACTGATGACCCTGCAAAAATGGGGAATGCGCAAGCTCGAAGCCTTCATTATTGGGTTGATATTCGTAATCGGTATGTCATTTCTGGTGCAGATATTAGTTGCAGATCCCAATACTGGGGAAATCGCTTCAGGGCTCATACCGCACATTCAGAACGACACGGCGCTGTATATTGCTATCGGTATCATAGGAGCAACGGTAATGCCCCACAATTTGTACCTGCATTCTGCATTAGTGCAAACACGAAAATTTAACCGGGACGATGCGAGCATCAAAAAAGCAATTAAACTGAATTTTTGGGATAGTGCCATTGCCTTAAATATGGCATTGCTTGTCAATGCCGCAATATTAATCCTTGCTGCAACAGTGTTTTATAAAACAGGGCGTTCTGATGTAGCGGAGCTAAAGCAGGCTTATGAATTGTTGCCACAGCATTTGGGCAGCGATTTTACCGCCAAACTCTTTGCTGTGGCTCTTATAGCCGCAGGACAAAGTAGCACCATTACGGGAACGCTTGCAGGTCAAATTGTAATGGAGGGTTATTTGCGGTTCCGAATGAACCCCTTATTACGCAGGCTCATCACAAGGTTGCTTGCTATAGTTCCGGCAGCTTTGGTAATCCTCATTAACGGGGAGGGAAAGGTAGATAGCTTGCTTATCTTTAGCCAGGTGGTATTGAGTATGCAGTTGGGTTTTGCGGTTATCCCGCTCATCCATTTTGTAAGTGATAAAAAGACTATGGGCAAGTTTGCCATTAAGCCACTGATAAAAATTTCCGCTTGGTTTATTACTATATTACTGGTTTACCTCAATTCAAAACTGTTGGTAGAGGAAGCGATAAATTTCTTTGACACTTCGGGCAATATCATCTGGAAAGGGTTGATAATTTTAGGAGGGATTGGTTTTGTAATCCTGATGGCTTATACCACGTTATACCCCTTGTTCAGCAGAAAGGCGTTTTGTGAAATTACGCCACACGACAAGCCGGAGCCTTTACAGCTACAACCATTCGTGCCGTACCGGAATATTGCGCTTACGGTGGATTTTAAAACCCTTGACCATAAGGTTATCAACCACGCCATTACGCAGGGCGGTAAAGACAGTAGGTACACGCTCATTCATATCGTGGAGAGTGTGGCATCCGCATCGCACTTTCACGACAGTACCGACGAGGAAACGCTAAAGGACAGGGAATTTTTGGACGAATATGCAAAGCAGTTACAGGACAACGGGTATTTTGCTGAAGCAAAACTGGGCTTTGGAAAAACCGCCGATGCCATTGCCGAAATTGTCAATCAGTCCGATGCTGAACTGGTGGTTATGGGTGCACACGGTCATAAGGGATTGAAAGATTTATTGTACGGCGCAACCATAAATCAGGTACGGCATTTGGTAAAAATTCCGGTACTGATTGTCAAAAACGAGGGAGAACAAAAACATTAA
- a CDS encoding heavy metal translocating P-type ATPase: MSKICCSTDNNLNLVKKKEHKHKYDSHGNQLCCVTEEKVHEKAGTKDLLKDTNHQQNDGHGHGGANCGEDDTGDCKDDEDHHGHDHSEHGHKHDHKKKDNHDHGHDHGHDHGHGHDHGDHDHSHDIEGKTAFQLFTPSGISLILLLIAIGFDNYFPQDWFTGWVRIAWYVIAYVPVGLPVIKEAIESIRFKDFYSEFFLMSIATVGAFAIGEYPEAVAVMLFYSVGEVFQTLAVSRAKGNIKALLDQRPDEVTILKDGKPVIIKAEDANIGDIIQLKPGEKLGLDGELVSESASFNTAALTGESKPDTKGKGETVLAGMINLNTVSQIRVTTDYSDSKLSKILELVQDATSQKAPTELFIRKFSKVYTPIVVYLSIAITLLPILFVENYIFSEWLYRALVFLVISCPCALVISIPLGYFGGIGAASRNGILFKGSNFLDILAKVQNVVMDKTGTLTEGVFKVQEVFIKPEYNKDEILNLVNVLESQSTHPVATAIHNYWGEVDTKVSLENVEEIAGHGLKATVNGKELLAGNFKLLDKFNISHDADTANIVYTVIAIGYGGKFVGYLTISDSIKVDAKIAVDKLHKMGVRATMLSGDKSTVVQHVAEQLGIDSAYGDLLPEDKVNKVKDIKSRNGSVAFVGDGVNDAPVIALSDAGIAMGGLGSDAAIETADVVIQDDMPSKIPMAINIGKQTKKIVYQNIVLAFGVKAIVLILGAGGLATMWEAVFADVGVALLAILNAVRIQRMKF, translated from the coding sequence ATGTCAAAAATATGTTGTAGTACAGATAATAATCTGAACCTTGTAAAGAAAAAAGAGCACAAGCACAAATACGACAGTCATGGAAATCAGTTGTGTTGCGTCACAGAAGAAAAAGTTCATGAAAAAGCGGGAACAAAAGACCTGTTAAAAGACACAAACCATCAACAAAATGATGGGCATGGACATGGCGGAGCAAATTGTGGTGAGGATGACACTGGTGATTGTAAGGATGACGAAGACCATCACGGACACGACCATAGCGAACACGGTCATAAACACGACCATAAGAAAAAGGATAATCATGATCACGGGCACGACCACGGACACGATCACGGGCATGGACACGACCACGGTGACCACGACCACAGCCACGATATAGAGGGTAAAACGGCTTTTCAGCTATTTACACCCTCCGGTATTTCTTTGATTTTATTGCTGATTGCCATCGGGTTTGACAATTATTTTCCACAAGACTGGTTTACGGGTTGGGTAAGAATTGCCTGGTATGTTATTGCTTATGTACCCGTAGGTTTACCAGTAATCAAGGAAGCAATTGAAAGTATTCGTTTTAAGGATTTTTACTCGGAGTTCTTTTTAATGAGTATTGCTACCGTAGGTGCATTTGCTATAGGGGAATATCCTGAAGCGGTCGCAGTAATGTTATTCTACTCCGTAGGTGAGGTATTCCAGACGCTTGCGGTATCAAGAGCTAAAGGTAATATTAAAGCTCTTTTAGACCAACGCCCTGATGAGGTTACGATTTTGAAAGATGGCAAACCTGTTATCATTAAAGCTGAAGACGCAAACATTGGTGATATTATCCAGTTAAAGCCAGGGGAAAAATTAGGTTTAGATGGTGAACTTGTTTCGGAAAGTGCTTCATTCAACACAGCAGCACTAACAGGTGAAAGTAAACCAGACACAAAGGGCAAAGGTGAAACTGTATTGGCAGGTATGATTAATTTGAATACGGTAAGCCAGATAAGAGTAACAACAGACTATTCGGATAGTAAGTTGAGTAAGATTTTAGAACTTGTGCAGGATGCTACATCACAAAAAGCACCAACGGAATTATTTATCCGTAAATTTTCTAAGGTATATACACCAATAGTGGTATATCTATCTATCGCCATTACATTGCTGCCAATACTTTTTGTAGAAAATTATATCTTCAGCGAATGGCTGTATAGAGCTTTAGTATTCTTGGTTATCTCTTGTCCTTGCGCATTAGTTATTTCTATTCCCTTAGGTTACTTTGGAGGTATCGGGGCAGCGAGCCGTAACGGTATCTTATTCAAAGGTTCTAATTTCCTGGATATCCTTGCAAAAGTTCAGAATGTGGTAATGGATAAAACGGGAACATTAACCGAGGGAGTTTTTAAAGTACAGGAAGTGTTTATCAAACCTGAATATAACAAAGACGAAATACTAAACCTTGTTAACGTACTGGAAAGCCAAAGCACCCACCCTGTAGCAACAGCAATCCACAACTATTGGGGTGAAGTTGATACAAAAGTTAGCTTGGAAAATGTAGAAGAAATTGCGGGTCACGGTCTTAAAGCCACGGTCAATGGCAAAGAGCTATTAGCAGGGAATTTTAAATTGCTTGATAAATTCAATATAAGTCACGATGCTGATACAGCAAACATTGTATATACTGTTATTGCAATCGGCTATGGAGGTAAGTTTGTAGGTTATCTGACGATTTCTGACAGCATTAAAGTAGATGCTAAAATAGCGGTAGACAAACTGCATAAAATGGGCGTCAGAGCCACTATGCTAAGTGGCGATAAAAGTACGGTAGTACAACACGTTGCAGAGCAATTAGGAATTGACAGTGCTTATGGTGACTTATTGCCCGAAGACAAAGTGAACAAAGTAAAGGATATTAAATCCCGTAACGGTAGTGTAGCCTTTGTGGGCGACGGCGTGAACGATGCTCCTGTGATCGCATTGAGTGATGCAGGTATTGCAATGGGCGGTTTGGGAAGTGATGCAGCTATTGAAACTGCTGATGTAGTTATACAAGACGATATGCCGTCAAAAATACCAATGGCTATCAATATAGGCAAGCAAACAAAGAAAATCGTTTATCAAAATATTGTCCTTGCATTCGGAGTTAAGGCAATTGTATTAATTCTTGGTGCAGGAGGACTGGCAACAATGTGGGAAGCAGTATTTGCTGATGTGGGTGTAGCCTTATTAGCTATTCTGAATGCCGTGCGAATACAAAGAATGAAATTTTAA
- a CDS encoding efflux RND transporter periplasmic adaptor subunit: protein MKNISKMFLAALFAVSLTACGDSQKKESEDGHNHDPKTEEKADTGHGDEHGAEEGSATVAALTPEQIEAVGIKYGVVEMKELTATIKANGILSLPNSSKANATSLYGGVIKSINVQIGDYVRKGQVIATIANPQFIQLQEEYLTINSKITFAEQEMQRQKELNTGNAGALKNLQNATAELNALRTRKSSLHQQIQLMGINPNSVSNSSLKSSLVVTSPISGAISNVYGKIGSYVDVSSPVAEIVDNSSLHLHLNVFEKDLPMMKAGQTIHFTLTNNPVNEYDAVIYGIGSAFENDSKTIPVHARVKGNVKGLIDGMNITAIVSLDNVLSPSVPNDAIVDADGKKYIFVITDKKPQEAEEEEGHGGHDHGDEKTAHKEEAANTVNFEKIEVVAGVSEMGYTVITPVNEVTKEARIVIKGAFFINAKLSGGGGHAHAH from the coding sequence ATGAAAAATATATCGAAAATGTTTTTGGCAGCACTCTTTGCAGTTTCCCTGACCGCCTGCGGAGATAGTCAGAAAAAGGAAAGCGAAGACGGTCATAACCACGATCCCAAAACGGAAGAAAAAGCCGATACAGGGCACGGGGACGAGCACGGAGCCGAAGAGGGTTCCGCAACCGTTGCGGCACTTACGCCCGAGCAGATTGAAGCCGTAGGCATCAAATACGGTGTCGTGGAAATGAAAGAACTAACCGCCACCATTAAGGCGAATGGTATTTTAAGTTTACCCAACAGTAGCAAGGCAAACGCTACCTCTTTATACGGTGGCGTAATAAAGTCTATTAATGTGCAGATTGGGGATTATGTGCGCAAAGGACAGGTTATTGCCACCATTGCCAACCCGCAGTTTATCCAGTTGCAGGAAGAATACCTGACCATCAACAGCAAAATAACTTTTGCCGAACAGGAAATGCAAAGACAAAAGGAATTGAACACGGGCAATGCCGGAGCATTGAAAAACCTGCAAAACGCCACCGCCGAACTCAATGCGTTGAGAACACGGAAATCCTCTTTGCATCAGCAGATACAGCTAATGGGCATCAATCCAAATTCGGTCAGCAACAGCTCCCTTAAATCCTCGTTGGTGGTTACAAGCCCCATTAGCGGAGCTATCAGCAATGTGTACGGCAAAATCGGTAGCTATGTAGATGTTTCTTCGCCCGTGGCTGAAATAGTAGATAATAGTTCCCTGCATTTGCATTTGAACGTATTTGAAAAAGATTTGCCTATGATGAAAGCCGGGCAAACCATACATTTTACGTTGACCAATAACCCGGTAAACGAGTATGATGCGGTTATTTACGGTATCGGTTCCGCATTTGAAAACGATAGCAAGACCATTCCGGTACACGCCCGTGTAAAAGGCAATGTAAAAGGGCTGATTGACGGTATGAACATCACGGCAATCGTTAGCTTGGACAATGTGCTCTCCCCGTCAGTGCCGAATGATGCCATTGTAGATGCGGATGGCAAAAAATACATCTTTGTCATTACCGACAAAAAGCCGCAGGAAGCTGAAGAAGAAGAGGGACATGGCGGGCACGACCACGGCGATGAAAAAACAGCACATAAAGAGGAAGCGGCGAACACGGTAAATTTTGAAAAAATTGAAGTAGTAGCAGGCGTTTCCGAAATGGGATATACTGTTATAACTCCTGTAAATGAAGTTACCAAAGAAGCAAGAATAGTCATAAAAGGTGCATTTTTTATTAATGCTAAATTATCAGGTGGTGGCGGGCATGCCCATGCACATTAA